In the genome of Porphyrobacter sp. ULC335, one region contains:
- a CDS encoding tetratricopeptide repeat protein, with product MRLGLIVGFVSAALCGVGLSDVRAETLPVEGIYAAGTDAPSRAQSIAISGFGGREGERVAFAIDTALRNAIIEGRPYFDVTFSEPQFGESYRYDRGADPVARRGGADAVMRGIAEVEVDDVDSGTKEVEECTKRDDRDKCIERTKVPYPCRTRTVELRPEVRLVGREGDLLYAMGDTLVAERRFCKDEKGTPPVDMMVQDLANGFAAAVRSDLAPVFLVQDIRVLENRDGIAKADHAAFRAAIRQTKDDIEGACRAFAALEASNPRALSVLFNIGLCHESAGELEAATRQYEAALAIKRGKIEPREGLDRIASRFRAEQQLILHEGSGRP from the coding sequence ATGAGGCTTGGGCTGATCGTTGGTTTCGTTTCAGCCGCGCTGTGCGGGGTCGGGCTCTCGGACGTCCGGGCGGAGACCCTGCCGGTTGAAGGCATCTATGCCGCCGGAACCGATGCGCCGTCCCGCGCACAATCCATCGCAATTTCAGGCTTTGGCGGGCGCGAAGGCGAACGCGTCGCCTTTGCCATCGATACCGCGCTGCGCAACGCCATCATCGAAGGGCGGCCCTATTTCGATGTAACCTTCAGCGAGCCGCAGTTCGGTGAAAGTTACCGCTATGATCGCGGCGCCGATCCGGTTGCGCGGCGAGGCGGGGCCGACGCGGTGATGCGCGGTATCGCCGAAGTGGAGGTGGATGACGTCGATTCCGGCACCAAGGAAGTCGAGGAATGCACCAAGCGCGATGATCGCGACAAATGCATCGAGAGGACCAAGGTCCCTTACCCCTGCCGCACCCGCACGGTCGAACTGCGGCCTGAAGTCCGGCTGGTGGGGCGCGAGGGCGATCTGCTCTACGCGATGGGCGATACGCTCGTCGCGGAACGGCGCTTCTGCAAGGACGAGAAAGGCACGCCTCCGGTCGACATGATGGTGCAGGATCTCGCCAACGGCTTTGCCGCCGCGGTGCGCAGTGATCTGGCGCCGGTCTTCCTTGTGCAGGATATCCGTGTGCTCGAAAACCGCGACGGGATCGCCAAAGCCGACCACGCCGCCTTCCGCGCGGCGATCCGCCAGACCAAGGACGATATCGAAGGCGCCTGCCGCGCCTTTGCCGCGCTGGAGGCTTCGAACCCTCGCGCACTCTCGGTCCTGTTCAACATCGGCCTGTGCCACGAAAGCGCGGGCGAGCTTGAGGCAGCGACACGGCAGTACGAAGCGGCGCTGGCCATCAAGCGGGGCAAGATCGAACCGCGCGAAGGGCTGGACCGGATCGCATCACGCTTCCGGGCCGAACAGCAGCTTATCCTGCATGAGGGTTCCGGGCGACCCTGA
- a CDS encoding acyl carrier protein, protein MSDTADRVAKIVVEHLGVEADKVTQDASFIDDLGADSLDIVELVMAFEEEFGVEIPDDAAEKITTVGDATKYIEEHKG, encoded by the coding sequence ATGAGCGATACTGCCGACCGGGTGGCCAAGATTGTCGTCGAGCACCTCGGCGTTGAGGCCGATAAGGTCACTCAGGATGCGAGCTTCATCGATGATCTCGGTGCGGACAGCCTCGACATCGTCGAGCTGGTGATGGCCTTCGAAGAGGAATTCGGCGTCGAAATCCCTGACGATGCGGCCGAGAAGATCACCACCGTCGGTGACGCCACCAAGTACATCGAAGAACACAAGGGCTAA
- the mltG gene encoding endolytic transglycosylase MltG, which yields MKAARNLVLIVLGLAVAGLVLASTFLGSATIGKDTSFTIPAGASVASVADKLEAEGLISSASGFVLQARIFGSDTPIQAGEFLLKPDMSQGDILAAFQSGDVIRRFVTIPEGMPSVLVWERLMGEELLTGEVAVPPEGSILPDTYAFERGQSRKSIVEQMQAAMDKALAEEWAKRRPGIAVDTMRDALILASIVEKETGKPDERRMVAGLYSNRVKTGMMLQADPTIIYPITKGKPLGRRIRQSEIAAVNGYNTYTRVGLPEGPITNPGRDSIAAVLNPENTAALFMVADGTGGHWFANTLAEHNANVAKWYAIRKERGEM from the coding sequence GTGAAGGCCGCGCGCAATCTTGTGCTGATTGTGCTCGGCCTGGCGGTGGCCGGGCTGGTGCTGGCATCGACCTTCCTCGGTTCGGCAACGATCGGGAAGGATACCAGCTTCACCATCCCCGCAGGCGCTTCGGTCGCATCCGTGGCCGACAAGCTTGAGGCCGAGGGGCTGATCTCCTCCGCCTCAGGCTTCGTGCTGCAGGCGCGGATTTTCGGATCAGACACCCCGATCCAGGCAGGCGAGTTCCTGCTCAAGCCTGACATGAGCCAGGGCGATATCCTCGCCGCATTCCAGTCTGGCGATGTGATCCGCCGCTTTGTGACCATCCCCGAAGGCATGCCCTCGGTGCTGGTGTGGGAACGGCTGATGGGCGAAGAGCTGTTGACCGGCGAGGTTGCGGTGCCGCCCGAAGGCTCGATCCTGCCCGATACCTATGCCTTCGAACGCGGCCAGTCGCGCAAGAGCATCGTCGAGCAGATGCAGGCAGCTATGGACAAGGCGCTCGCCGAGGAGTGGGCCAAGCGCCGCCCCGGTATCGCCGTGGACACCATGCGCGACGCGCTGATCCTCGCCTCGATTGTCGAGAAGGAAACCGGCAAACCCGATGAACGCCGGATGGTGGCCGGGCTCTATTCCAACCGCGTGAAGACCGGGATGATGCTTCAGGCCGATCCGACGATCATCTACCCGATCACCAAGGGTAAGCCACTGGGCCGCCGCATCCGCCAGTCGGAGATTGCCGCGGTCAACGGCTACAACACCTACACCCGCGTCGGCCTGCCCGAAGGGCCGATCACCAACCCGGGCCGCGACAGCATCGCTGCGGTGTTGAACCCCGAGAATACGGCTGCGCTGTTCATGGTCGCGGACGGCACCGGCGGGCACTGGTTCGCCAACACGCTCGCCGAGCACAATGCCAATGTCGCCAAGTGGTACGCGATCCGCAAAGAACGCGGCGAGATGTAG
- the fabF gene encoding beta-ketoacyl-ACP synthase II produces MRRVVVTGLGLVTPLGADVETTWANLIAGESGAGQITRFDASNQKCTIACEVKDKDHPWGFDPDKRVDHKVQRQVDPFIIYGIDAAGQALEDAGLTDMTQAEKERTGCSIGSGIGGLPGIEIESVNLHERGPGRVSPHFVHGRLINLITGQVQIKYGFMGPNHAVVTACSTGAHSIGDAARMIMADDADIMLAGGAESTINPLGIAGFAQARALNMSMNDRPTEASRPYDKNRDGFVMGEGAGVIVLEEYERAKARGAKIYAEVTGYGLSGDAYHVTAPHPEGKGAELAMRMALKKAGLGPGDIDYINAHGTSTMADTIELAAIKRVLGDDLGGASMSSTKSAIGHLLGGAGAVEAIFCILAMRDGIVPPTLNLHDPDEGTEGIDLVPLVAKKREVRAVLNNSFGFGGTNASIIMQKVD; encoded by the coding sequence ATGCGCCGTGTGGTTGTAACCGGGCTTGGCCTCGTCACCCCGCTTGGGGCCGATGTCGAGACGACGTGGGCAAACCTGATCGCAGGCGAAAGCGGGGCGGGGCAGATCACCCGTTTCGATGCCTCGAACCAGAAGTGCACCATCGCCTGCGAGGTGAAGGACAAGGATCACCCCTGGGGCTTCGATCCTGACAAGCGCGTGGATCACAAGGTCCAGCGCCAGGTCGATCCTTTCATCATCTACGGCATCGACGCTGCCGGGCAGGCGCTGGAGGATGCCGGCCTGACCGACATGACCCAGGCCGAGAAGGAGCGCACCGGTTGCTCGATCGGATCGGGTATCGGCGGGCTTCCGGGCATCGAGATCGAGAGCGTCAACCTCCACGAACGCGGCCCCGGCCGGGTCTCGCCGCACTTCGTCCACGGACGCCTCATCAACCTCATCACCGGTCAGGTGCAGATCAAGTACGGCTTCATGGGCCCGAACCATGCGGTCGTCACTGCCTGCTCCACCGGCGCGCACTCGATCGGTGACGCAGCGCGGATGATCATGGCCGACGATGCCGACATCATGCTGGCGGGCGGTGCGGAAAGCACCATCAACCCGCTCGGCATCGCCGGTTTCGCACAGGCGCGCGCGCTCAACATGAGCATGAACGACCGCCCGACCGAAGCGAGCCGTCCCTATGACAAGAACCGCGATGGCTTCGTCATGGGCGAAGGCGCGGGCGTCATCGTGCTCGAAGAATACGAGCGCGCAAAGGCACGCGGCGCCAAGATCTATGCCGAAGTGACCGGCTACGGCCTGTCGGGCGATGCCTATCACGTCACCGCCCCGCACCCCGAGGGCAAGGGCGCGGAACTCGCGATGCGGATGGCGCTGAAGAAGGCTGGCCTCGGCCCGGGCGATATCGACTACATCAACGCCCACGGCACCTCGACCATGGCCGACACGATCGAACTCGCCGCGATCAAGCGCGTGCTGGGCGATGATCTGGGCGGCGCGTCCATGTCCTCCACCAAGAGCGCCATCGGCCACCTGCTGGGCGGCGCGGGCGCGGTCGAAGCGATCTTCTGCATCCTCGCGATGCGTGACGGGATCGTTCCGCCGACGCTGAACCTGCATGATCCGGACGAAGGCACCGAAGGCATCGACCTCGTGCCGCTCGTGGCGAAGAAGCGCGAAGTGCGCGCCGTGCTGAACAACTCGTTCGGCTTCGGCGGCACCAACGCCTCGATCATCATGCAGAAGGTCGACTGA
- the aspS gene encoding aspartate--tRNA ligase: protein MHPYRTHTCAQLSSANVGETVRLSGWVHRKRDFGGLLFVDLRDHYGITQIVADADSPALAVLDRLRVESVITIEGEVKARSADTVNPRIATGEVEVFARAITVLSTAEELPLPVADEQPYPEDVRLKYRFLDLRRETLHKNIMTRVAVIADMRARMGAVGFNEFSTPILTASSPEGARDFLVPSRIHAGKFYALPQAPQQYKQLLMVAGFDRYFQIAPCFRDEDPRADRLPGEFYQLDLEMSFVTQEEIWETMEPVIQGTFAAFAGDKAVTPAGEFPRIPYDEAILKYGSDKPDLRNPLIISDVSAHFTQSGFGLFEKIVGGGGVVRVIPAPATHEKSRKFFDDMNDWARKEGYAGLGYVTRKGGEFGGPIAKNHGPERMAELYAELGLGENDGLFFAAGKEADAAKLAGAARTRVGEELGLIDENAFALAWIVDFPFYEWNEDEKKVDFSHNPFSMPQGGIDALNGQDPLTIKAYQYDLVCNGFEIASGSIRNHMPETMVKAFELVGLSKADVEERFGGMYRAFQYGAPPHGGMAAGVDRIVMLLCGAKNLREISLFPMNQRAEDLLMGAPSPAEPRALRELHMRVVEPPVKPTA from the coding sequence ATGCACCCCTACCGCACGCACACTTGCGCACAGCTTTCTTCCGCCAATGTGGGCGAGACCGTCCGCCTGTCGGGCTGGGTTCACCGCAAGCGCGATTTCGGCGGCTTGCTGTTCGTCGATCTGCGCGATCACTATGGGATCACCCAGATTGTCGCCGATGCGGATTCGCCCGCGCTGGCTGTGCTGGACCGGCTGCGGGTGGAATCAGTCATCACCATCGAAGGCGAGGTCAAGGCGCGCTCTGCCGATACCGTGAACCCGCGCATTGCCACAGGCGAGGTGGAGGTGTTTGCGCGGGCCATTACCGTGCTCAGCACCGCTGAAGAGCTGCCGCTGCCGGTCGCCGACGAGCAGCCTTACCCCGAGGACGTACGCCTGAAGTACCGCTTCCTCGATCTGCGCCGCGAAACGCTGCACAAGAACATCATGACCCGCGTGGCGGTCATCGCCGATATGCGCGCACGGATGGGCGCAGTGGGCTTCAATGAATTCTCGACCCCGATCCTCACGGCGTCCTCGCCCGAAGGCGCGCGCGATTTCCTCGTGCCGAGCCGTATCCATGCGGGCAAGTTCTACGCGCTGCCGCAGGCGCCGCAGCAGTACAAGCAGCTGCTGATGGTCGCCGGTTTCGACCGCTATTTCCAGATCGCGCCCTGCTTCCGCGACGAAGATCCGCGCGCTGACCGTCTGCCGGGTGAGTTCTACCAGCTCGATCTCGAAATGAGCTTCGTCACCCAGGAAGAAATCTGGGAGACGATGGAGCCGGTCATCCAGGGCACCTTCGCCGCCTTTGCGGGTGACAAGGCCGTAACGCCGGCGGGCGAGTTCCCGCGCATTCCTTACGATGAGGCGATCCTCAAGTATGGCAGCGACAAGCCCGACCTGCGCAACCCGCTGATCATCAGCGATGTCTCGGCGCACTTCACGCAAAGCGGTTTCGGCCTTTTCGAGAAAATCGTCGGCGGCGGCGGTGTGGTGCGCGTGATCCCCGCGCCTGCCACCCACGAAAAGAGCCGCAAGTTCTTCGACGACATGAACGATTGGGCGCGCAAGGAAGGCTATGCGGGCCTCGGCTACGTGACCCGCAAGGGCGGCGAGTTCGGCGGGCCGATCGCCAAGAACCACGGGCCGGAACGCATGGCCGAACTCTATGCCGAGCTTGGCCTTGGCGAGAATGACGGGTTGTTCTTCGCCGCCGGCAAGGAAGCTGACGCCGCCAAGCTGGCAGGGGCCGCACGCACCCGCGTGGGCGAGGAACTGGGCCTGATCGACGAGAACGCCTTTGCGCTCGCCTGGATCGTCGATTTCCCGTTCTACGAATGGAACGAAGACGAGAAGAAGGTCGATTTCAGCCACAACCCCTTCTCGATGCCGCAGGGCGGGATTGATGCGCTGAACGGGCAGGACCCGCTGACGATCAAGGCCTATCAGTACGACCTCGTCTGCAACGGCTTCGAAATCGCCTCGGGCTCGATCCGCAACCATATGCCCGAAACGATGGTGAAGGCCTTCGAACTGGTCGGCCTTTCCAAGGCGGATGTGGAAGAACGCTTCGGCGGGATGTACCGCGCCTTCCAGTACGGCGCGCCGCCGCATGGCGGGATGGCCGCGGGCGTCGACCGGATCGTGATGCTGCTGTGCGGGGCCAAGAACCTGCGCGAAATCTCGCTCTTCCCGATGAACCAGCGCGCCGAGGACCTGCTGATGGGCGCACCAAGCCCGGCCGAACCGCGTGCCTTGCGCGAACTCCACATGCGCGTGGTCGAGCCGCCGGTTAAGCCCACCGCCTGA
- a CDS encoding 2'-5' RNA ligase family protein, producing the protein MADPFILTAALPPDLAGFAEGLRRAHYPAERNHLHAHVTLFHSFAPSLLEELRDFLPKLAAEFAAPEGAVKGVMDLGKGTAIALEAPQLLSLRALIAEHFHGSLTTQDLYEPRPHITIQNKVTKDEARALQASLAPQLAVWAAKGRFVFPALELWHYRGGPWEQVKTCAFRGREPL; encoded by the coding sequence ATGGCCGATCCATTCATCCTTACAGCCGCGCTGCCGCCCGATCTGGCAGGCTTCGCCGAAGGGCTGCGCCGCGCGCATTACCCGGCAGAGAGGAACCACCTTCACGCCCACGTGACGCTGTTCCATTCCTTCGCCCCTTCGCTGCTGGAGGAGCTGCGCGATTTCCTCCCCAAACTCGCCGCGGAATTTGCGGCACCCGAAGGCGCGGTGAAGGGGGTGATGGATCTGGGCAAGGGGACGGCCATCGCGCTGGAGGCGCCGCAGCTGCTCAGCCTGAGGGCGCTGATCGCGGAGCATTTCCACGGCAGCCTGACCACGCAGGACCTTTACGAACCGCGTCCGCACATCACCATCCAGAACAAGGTGACTAAGGACGAGGCGAGGGCGCTTCAGGCAAGCCTCGCGCCCCAGCTGGCGGTGTGGGCGGCAAAGGGGCGTTTCGTGTTCCCCGCGCTGGAGCTGTGGCACTATCGCGGCGGGCCATGGGAGCAGGTCAAGACCTGCGCTTTCCGCGGGCGCGAGCCTCTCTAG